The following coding sequences are from one Paenibacillus tundrae window:
- a CDS encoding SAM-dependent methyltransferase produces MVTLVHFQTCLREYAMKFNELGSKYDHTLHHSSELEALIDHYSRFVTDPENKAAWEQLAEQELDSLHPLVEELRHQSAYCVAIMEKYRALRLQRGDVQVADYFKNIEECIDKEFGSFHVTAQSKVLLVGSGSYPMTPLYIAKRTGAEVVGIDIDEEAITLGQKVVEILGAGLNIRLERLLLEQLDYTQEATHIIFSSTVANKYDLLDQLHDLTNDHVVVAMRYGDQLKSLFNYPMLETDSRKWKLADTVLRPDDVFDIALYQKA; encoded by the coding sequence ATGGTCACATTGGTTCATTTTCAAACCTGTTTGCGTGAATACGCGATGAAATTCAATGAGCTGGGAAGCAAGTATGATCATACGCTGCATCATAGTTCAGAGCTTGAAGCGCTGATCGATCATTATTCCAGGTTCGTGACAGATCCGGAGAACAAGGCAGCCTGGGAACAGCTTGCAGAACAAGAGTTGGACAGCCTTCATCCTCTCGTGGAGGAACTAAGGCACCAATCAGCCTACTGTGTAGCGATTATGGAGAAATATCGTGCATTGCGATTACAGCGTGGTGATGTGCAGGTCGCGGATTACTTCAAGAACATCGAAGAATGCATTGATAAGGAGTTTGGCAGCTTCCACGTCACAGCGCAGTCCAAGGTATTGTTGGTAGGCTCGGGTTCATATCCCATGACTCCCTTGTACATCGCCAAGCGAACAGGAGCCGAAGTCGTGGGTATCGATATTGATGAAGAGGCGATTACGCTGGGACAGAAGGTTGTGGAGATCCTAGGAGCTGGTTTGAACATTCGTCTGGAACGCCTATTGCTGGAACAGCTGGACTACACGCAAGAAGCAACACATATTATTTTCAGCTCTACGGTAGCGAATAAGTACGATTTGCTTGATCAATTGCATGATCTGACGAATGATCATGTCGTTGTGGCGATGAGATATGGCGATCAATTAAAATCCCTGTTCAATTATCCCATGCTGGAAACGGACAGTCGGAAATGGAAGCTCGCTGACACGGTGTTACGCCCTGACGATGTGTTTGATATTGCGCTGTATCAAAAAGCATAG
- a CDS encoding diaminopimelate epimerase encodes MKQEIEFIKFNPTQNMTILVQTNHPAESYPHIASQLMSYEHVYAEQVGFIERSMQQGAVAHLQMAGGEFCGNACMALAAHIAAEAKLEQHDQMHVVLTASGTEQLIVCHVKRQTSGYDCQVSMPIPEQIEQRSIKYEGMDLDIIIVRYQEFIHIVIEVEEFDETMKRRAQALARLLGLTMGDKLIGIMLYKSSSAELAPLIYVPPLDSLIWERGCGSGTASLGAYLAWSQQREISHYIKQPGGAIKVMVGWHEAEIESITIEGTVGIVAQGRAFIDDPASALLQAHHM; translated from the coding sequence ATGAAACAGGAGATCGAATTTATCAAATTTAATCCGACCCAGAACATGACGATTCTGGTTCAGACGAATCATCCAGCCGAGAGCTACCCACACATTGCATCCCAACTAATGTCGTATGAACATGTGTACGCTGAACAGGTGGGATTCATTGAGAGATCCATGCAGCAGGGAGCCGTTGCACATTTACAGATGGCGGGAGGAGAGTTCTGTGGCAATGCCTGTATGGCACTCGCTGCACATATCGCAGCAGAAGCTAAGTTGGAACAACATGATCAGATGCACGTTGTGCTTACGGCTTCCGGAACAGAGCAATTAATCGTGTGTCACGTGAAAAGGCAAACCAGCGGATATGACTGCCAGGTGTCTATGCCAATCCCTGAGCAGATTGAGCAACGATCCATTAAGTATGAAGGTATGGATCTAGATATCATCATCGTGCGCTATCAAGAATTTATCCATATTGTGATCGAGGTTGAAGAATTCGATGAAACGATGAAGAGAAGGGCTCAAGCCTTGGCTCGCTTACTCGGATTAACGATGGGGGATAAGCTGATCGGTATTATGTTATATAAATCTTCGTCAGCAGAGCTAGCTCCACTCATCTATGTACCTCCATTGGATAGTCTGATCTGGGAACGAGGATGTGGTTCAGGAACGGCCTCCCTAGGAGCTTACCTTGCTTGGAGCCAGCAACGCGAAATTTCGCATTACATCAAGCAGCCTGGTGGTGCCATTAAGGTGATGGTCGGGTGGCATGAAGCAGAAATTGAGAGTATTACCATTGAAGGAACTGTCGGCATTGTGGCACAAGGCAGAGCATTTATCGATGACCCAGCAAGCGCACTTTTACAGGCACATCATATGTAA
- a CDS encoding biotin--[acetyl-CoA-carboxylase] ligase gives MDILQYDTIDSTNIEAKRLIQSGKSPGFAVMSQNQTAGKGQYGRVWQTPPGNLALTTVWPLSTNLALRPTIALMAGLAIHDVIEPYLTANQRLQIKWPNDILINGAKLSGTLVEADHSAMYIGIGINVAYRPEHVPYSTICLSEFAEVRPDVIAEQLVQSLVDYHQSWITDGFEPLIPLYQERMFNFGEEIQFMVDRENSEWIEGQCLGVDSHGRLLIEQADGQVTAHASGDVVIKKSNASS, from the coding sequence ATGGACATATTACAATACGACACCATTGATAGTACCAATATAGAAGCGAAGCGACTGATCCAAAGCGGTAAGTCTCCGGGCTTTGCCGTCATGTCCCAGAATCAGACTGCGGGTAAAGGACAATACGGTCGGGTATGGCAGACACCTCCGGGAAATCTCGCACTTACCACCGTTTGGCCGCTATCCACCAATCTGGCTCTTCGACCAACCATCGCATTGATGGCAGGGCTTGCGATTCATGATGTCATTGAGCCGTATCTTACAGCCAACCAGCGTCTGCAGATCAAATGGCCTAATGATATCCTTATTAACGGAGCTAAACTATCCGGTACGCTCGTTGAAGCTGATCACTCCGCTATGTACATCGGAATCGGTATCAATGTGGCATATCGACCAGAACATGTGCCTTACTCCACCATATGTTTATCCGAATTCGCTGAGGTTCGTCCTGACGTAATCGCAGAGCAGCTCGTGCAGAGCCTAGTGGACTATCACCAATCTTGGATTACAGATGGATTCGAGCCACTGATTCCGCTGTATCAAGAACGAATGTTTAACTTTGGAGAAGAAATTCAATTCATGGTTGACCGTGAGAACAGCGAATGGATTGAAGGGCAATGCCTAGGGGTCGACAGTCATGGACGTTTGCTCATTGAGCAGGCGGATGGGCAGGTCACTGCGCATGCAAGTGGGGACGTTGTCATTAAGAAATCGAATGCTTCAAGCTAA
- a CDS encoding amidohydrolase, with protein sequence MSDLKLSEQRTGHELQQVEPEPHLDHKPVAPTEQDETLAARLIEIRRQLHRNPELSGEEFETTAAIQGWLEEEGITVATDYKLRTGLIAEIGEGDGPIVALRADIDALPLQEETKLEYASQVDGKAHACGHDAHTAILIGAARLLKQREAQLRGKVRLVFQPSEEKATGARQVIQSGALTDVGAIFGLHNKPDLQVGTVGIREGALMASADGFVVKVEGVGTHAAVPEAGIDPIVVASHIVTALQAIVSRNVGAQESAVVSVTKIHSGTAWNVIPDEAILDGTVRTFDEKVRARIRERFNQVVSGVAAAYGTRASVRWIQGPPAVVNDASLAAEAERVASQVGLKSVRPLPSPAGEDFAFYQKEVPGLFLFLGTSGRHEWHHPAFDLDERALPLGAHLLAALAEQTLENLQAQQQVGD encoded by the coding sequence ATGAGTGATCTGAAACTGTCTGAACAGCGAACAGGGCATGAATTACAGCAAGTGGAGCCAGAGCCTCATCTCGATCACAAGCCAGTAGCTCCTACAGAACAGGACGAAACATTGGCTGCTCGCTTGATCGAAATCCGGCGTCAGCTTCACCGTAATCCGGAGTTATCCGGAGAGGAATTCGAAACGACCGCAGCCATTCAAGGCTGGTTGGAAGAAGAGGGGATAACCGTTGCGACGGATTATAAACTGCGTACTGGATTGATCGCAGAGATCGGGGAGGGCGATGGTCCAATCGTTGCTCTGCGTGCGGACATTGATGCTCTGCCTTTACAAGAAGAGACGAAACTTGAATATGCATCCCAGGTTGATGGCAAAGCTCATGCCTGCGGTCACGATGCGCATACGGCTATTCTCATCGGTGCGGCACGGCTGCTCAAGCAGCGTGAAGCCCAGCTTCGGGGCAAGGTGAGACTTGTATTCCAGCCCTCTGAAGAGAAGGCAACAGGTGCAAGGCAAGTCATTCAGAGTGGTGCACTTACCGACGTTGGCGCCATATTTGGCTTGCATAACAAACCGGATCTGCAGGTAGGTACAGTGGGCATTCGCGAGGGTGCACTTATGGCATCAGCAGATGGGTTTGTTGTCAAGGTGGAGGGTGTAGGGACTCACGCGGCAGTGCCAGAGGCGGGCATCGATCCAATCGTCGTTGCTTCACACATCGTCACGGCACTGCAAGCAATCGTAAGTCGAAATGTTGGTGCGCAGGAGAGTGCCGTAGTCAGTGTAACTAAAATTCATAGTGGAACTGCATGGAATGTGATTCCTGATGAAGCGATTCTGGATGGAACGGTGCGTACTTTTGATGAGAAGGTACGGGCGCGGATTCGGGAACGCTTTAATCAGGTCGTCTCAGGTGTAGCGGCGGCTTATGGAACACGTGCATCGGTACGCTGGATACAAGGTCCACCGGCAGTTGTGAATGATGCCTCGTTAGCGGCTGAAGCAGAACGGGTGGCTAGCCAAGTCGGGTTGAAAAGTGTTAGACCATTGCCATCTCCGGCAGGTGAAGATTTTGCCTTTTATCAAAAAGAAGTTCCGGGTCTATTTCTCTTCCTCGGCACATCCGGACGCCATGAATGGCACCACCCGGCATTCGATCTCGATGAAAGAGCACTCCCGCTTGGAGCACATCTCCTAGCAGCTCTTGCAGAACAGACTCTTGAGAACCTACAGGCACAACAGCAAGTGGGTGACTAA
- a CDS encoding LLM class flavin-dependent oxidoreductase, with the protein MGIRIGILDQTPIYEGEKPADAFRHTIELAQRAEALGFHRFWVSEHHDSEHVAGSSPEVLIAHLIAHTKRIRLGSGGVMLQHYSPYKVAENFNILAALGEGRIDLGIGRAPGGLPRSTQALQQGIQDAPSLKEKIAQVRKFIHNEPEQDPSHPLAGLKASPVSEIPAELYVLGASPDSAGMAAELGLPYVFSLFINSNQEVAQEAFRIYREQFDRSTGREPYTALALSLIVAESEQEAEELIGEHRPIKIFLESGKTLTVLSEEQVAEFAKQTNESYRTEVLEPSVTRGTKEFVGKALRDFQQKFAVDELIVTTATRDFSKRIRSFELLREALEEQGLLEDVESANVAESVI; encoded by the coding sequence ATGGGCATTCGTATTGGGATATTGGATCAGACTCCAATCTATGAAGGGGAAAAGCCGGCGGATGCATTTCGGCATACGATTGAGCTTGCTCAGCGGGCAGAAGCGCTCGGATTTCATCGTTTTTGGGTATCAGAGCACCATGATTCAGAGCATGTGGCAGGCTCTTCACCGGAAGTGCTCATTGCCCATCTGATTGCTCATACCAAGCGGATTCGCTTGGGCTCCGGAGGTGTGATGCTTCAGCATTACAGCCCTTACAAAGTGGCCGAGAATTTCAATATTTTAGCGGCACTCGGAGAGGGAAGAATTGATCTGGGTATTGGTCGTGCACCTGGAGGACTGCCCCGCTCAACCCAAGCGCTGCAACAGGGCATCCAAGATGCACCCTCGCTTAAAGAGAAGATCGCTCAAGTAAGGAAATTTATTCATAACGAGCCTGAACAAGATCCGTCCCATCCTTTAGCTGGATTGAAAGCTTCACCTGTATCCGAAATTCCAGCCGAGTTGTATGTACTCGGGGCAAGTCCTGACAGTGCTGGTATGGCAGCAGAGCTTGGATTACCCTATGTGTTCTCCCTGTTTATTAATAGTAATCAAGAGGTGGCTCAAGAAGCCTTCCGAATCTATCGTGAACAATTCGACCGTTCTACGGGGCGTGAGCCATATACGGCGCTTGCTCTATCGTTAATTGTGGCAGAGAGTGAGCAAGAAGCCGAGGAGCTGATTGGTGAGCATAGACCGATCAAGATTTTTTTGGAAAGTGGTAAGACGCTGACGGTACTTTCAGAGGAACAGGTAGCTGAATTTGCTAAACAAACGAACGAATCCTATCGAACCGAAGTGTTGGAACCAAGCGTGACCCGAGGTACAAAGGAATTTGTGGGTAAAGCGCTACGTGATTTCCAGCAAAAATTTGCTGTGGATGAGCTGATCGTAACGACGGCTACACGTGATTTTTCGAAACGAATCCGTTCGTTTGAATTGTTGCGGGAAGCTCTGGAGGAGCAAGGATTATTGGAAGATGTCGAAAGCGCAAATGTTGCGGAGTCAGTGATATAG
- a CDS encoding LysR family transcriptional regulator, which produces MNIENIEAFVYINHYGSFNKAAEVLFLSQPSVTARIQSLERELGCKLFDRLGKQIVLTEEGRKFLPYAQQVLQVIQKGRQKIQQRRTTPDALRLGSTVSVSNYVIPDFLPKIKEAYPEVSIKLTTAPTDQLVAKLLNQEIDLAFVRKVMHPAIRTVAFYEDPIQLYVYKGHPFIERGHVSMEAIREERLVFFECGSLDWLRIHRAFDSLEHPPDITYHVDHSETAKKLVMQGAGIAFLPALTVKKEVEEQQLFPIQVHEVAGVSLQISVVTLKEEHSPFAEPFGELLRQL; this is translated from the coding sequence ATGAATATTGAAAATATTGAAGCATTTGTATACATCAATCACTATGGAAGCTTCAATAAGGCTGCCGAAGTACTCTTTTTGTCCCAGCCTTCCGTGACCGCACGTATCCAGTCACTCGAACGTGAACTCGGATGCAAGTTGTTTGACCGATTGGGCAAGCAGATTGTGCTAACGGAGGAGGGGCGTAAATTTCTCCCTTATGCACAGCAGGTGCTGCAAGTGATCCAGAAGGGTAGACAGAAAATCCAGCAACGCCGCACTACACCTGATGCGCTGCGTCTGGGGAGCACCGTTTCTGTCTCGAATTATGTCATACCCGATTTCCTGCCCAAGATTAAGGAAGCCTACCCGGAAGTCAGCATTAAACTAACGACGGCTCCGACCGACCAGTTGGTCGCCAAGTTATTGAATCAAGAAATTGATCTTGCTTTTGTACGTAAGGTCATGCATCCGGCGATTCGGACAGTTGCTTTTTATGAAGATCCGATCCAGTTGTATGTCTACAAAGGGCATCCGTTTATTGAACGTGGGCATGTCAGTATGGAGGCAATTCGAGAGGAGAGGTTGGTCTTCTTCGAATGCGGATCATTGGACTGGCTACGTATTCACAGAGCTTTTGACTCACTGGAACACCCGCCGGATATTACATACCATGTAGATCATTCGGAAACGGCGAAGAAACTCGTTATGCAGGGCGCAGGAATTGCCTTTTTGCCTGCACTCACGGTGAAGAAGGAAGTGGAAGAGCAACAACTATTCCCTATTCAGGTACACGAGGTTGCTGGGGTCTCCTTACAAATTAGTGTCGTTACGTTAAAAGAAGAACATTCTCCGTTTGCAGAACCTTTTGGGGAACTGTTGCGGCAGCTATAG
- the ssuE gene encoding NADPH-dependent FMN reductase — translation MSHVVIIAGSPSKRSRLTGLIDYSVSQLSEAGITVEIIHVADLPAEDLVQARFDSTFIRDALAVVEAADAVIVATPVYKAAYSGVLKLFLDLIPQEGLRGKVSLPLVIGGSIAHLLAIDYALKPVLTALGGRHILGGVYAVDQGIERLDGDKYVLSAEITTRLDRSLEELRLTVEKDGITIA, via the coding sequence ATGTCACATGTCGTTATTATTGCAGGTTCTCCGTCCAAACGCTCACGTCTGACGGGGCTAATTGATTACAGTGTAAGCCAGCTAAGCGAGGCAGGCATTACGGTTGAAATTATTCATGTGGCAGACCTACCTGCGGAAGACTTGGTGCAGGCTCGATTCGATAGCACGTTCATTCGGGATGCTCTAGCGGTAGTTGAAGCGGCAGACGCAGTGATTGTGGCTACTCCGGTCTACAAGGCTGCATACTCAGGCGTATTGAAGTTGTTCTTGGATCTCATTCCCCAAGAAGGACTACGAGGCAAAGTGTCGCTTCCATTAGTGATTGGTGGGTCTATTGCACATCTGCTTGCAATTGATTATGCATTGAAGCCTGTACTGACAGCTCTTGGAGGTAGGCATATTCTTGGTGGAGTGTACGCAGTCGATCAAGGTATCGAACGGTTGGATGGAGATAAGTATGTATTATCGGCTGAGATTACAACACGTTTGGATCGGTCACTCGAAGAATTAAGATTGACAGTGGAAAAGGATGGTATTACGATAGCCTAA
- a CDS encoding ABC transporter permease → MSMKPLVGDKKAWLGRRGRIRIWNRHSWQARFSLAISRSFFYAALLIVVFTIACAIVPGWIAPYSPTEMLTDAILQAPSIAHLFGTDYFGRDIFSVVVYGSRDSLLIGFASVLVGGLAGSALGIISGYIGGIVDSIIMRAVDILMAVPGVLLALSVAAALGPGLLNIALAVAVASIPGYARVMRGQVMSVKGLPFITATRSLGGSNARIFWRHVLPHSLSPLLVMATLGVGTSILTGSGLSFLGLGVLKEIPDWGALLSQGRGYLTVAWWICTFPGLAITLFVLAVNLIGDDIRDRLDPKVNGAA, encoded by the coding sequence ATGAGCATGAAACCATTGGTTGGTGACAAAAAAGCATGGTTGGGGCGTCGGGGACGTATTCGCATATGGAATCGCCATTCATGGCAGGCACGCTTCTCGCTAGCTATCTCGCGATCATTCTTCTATGCTGCATTACTGATTGTGGTATTTACGATTGCTTGTGCCATTGTACCGGGCTGGATTGCACCTTATTCACCAACGGAGATGTTGACCGATGCCATCCTTCAGGCTCCCTCTATAGCTCACTTGTTCGGAACGGATTATTTCGGCAGAGATATTTTTAGTGTGGTTGTGTATGGTAGCCGAGATTCGTTGCTGATTGGTTTCGCTTCTGTTCTCGTAGGTGGTCTTGCAGGTAGCGCGCTCGGCATTATATCCGGTTATATCGGCGGTATTGTAGATTCAATCATCATGCGTGCAGTAGATATATTAATGGCTGTACCTGGTGTGCTGCTTGCTTTGTCTGTGGCGGCCGCTCTGGGGCCAGGACTGCTTAACATTGCTTTGGCAGTCGCGGTAGCCTCTATTCCGGGGTACGCACGGGTTATGCGTGGGCAGGTGATGTCGGTCAAAGGACTTCCTTTTATCACCGCAACACGCTCGCTGGGTGGTTCCAATGCACGTATTTTCTGGCGTCATGTGCTTCCGCATTCCTTATCACCGTTGCTGGTTATGGCAACGCTTGGAGTGGGAACGTCCATTTTGACCGGATCTGGGCTTAGCTTTCTAGGCCTCGGGGTGTTAAAGGAAATCCCTGATTGGGGAGCTTTACTCTCCCAAGGAAGAGGTTATTTGACGGTGGCTTGGTGGATCTGTACTTTCCCAGGGCTGGCTATTACGTTGTTTGTCTTGGCGGTTAATCTGATTGGAGACGATATCCGTGATCGACTTGATCCCAAAGTGAACGGGGCGGCATAG
- a CDS encoding ABC transporter permease, translating into MVQTVLTRLATSLFVIFGASVLVYCIMYLLPGDPVLLMLDPSSATPEMIQNLRVQLGLDQPFYVQFAHYFGDMLRGDFGKSMINSDPVLPKILEHFPATLALTALSSLIAITIGITLGVLSAIHRNGVIDFVARLVGLFGISMPTFWTGILLILLFSVQLGWFPAMGSDGFSSLVLPAATLGLVGAGFIVRMVRNSMLEVINEPFIVALRAKGLSERVIMYGHALRNALIPAVTVIGMLIGDLLAGTVVVETVFSRQGIGRIIADALMSKDLPVVQGVVFFTAIIYVVLNLLVDISYAYIDPRVRRAVRA; encoded by the coding sequence ATGGTTCAAACGGTACTGACACGGCTAGCAACATCACTTTTCGTTATTTTCGGAGCTTCGGTGCTGGTGTACTGCATCATGTATCTTCTGCCGGGTGATCCGGTCCTGCTGATGTTAGACCCATCCTCTGCTACACCGGAAATGATCCAGAACTTGCGGGTTCAGCTAGGTCTGGATCAGCCGTTTTACGTCCAGTTCGCACATTATTTTGGAGATATGCTCCGTGGGGATTTTGGTAAATCGATGATCAATTCCGACCCGGTGCTGCCTAAAATCTTGGAGCATTTCCCTGCAACACTTGCTCTGACGGCGCTTAGTTCTCTAATTGCAATCACAATTGGCATTACTCTAGGTGTATTGTCAGCCATTCATCGTAATGGAGTGATTGACTTTGTTGCTCGCCTTGTAGGATTATTCGGGATTTCGATGCCTACCTTCTGGACGGGAATTCTGCTCATCCTTTTGTTCTCCGTACAGCTTGGATGGTTTCCGGCGATGGGTTCAGATGGATTCAGTTCACTGGTGCTGCCAGCGGCAACACTAGGTTTAGTGGGTGCGGGGTTTATCGTGCGAATGGTACGTAACAGTATGCTGGAAGTGATCAATGAACCGTTTATCGTGGCATTGCGAGCCAAGGGGCTCTCGGAACGGGTCATCATGTATGGTCATGCACTACGAAATGCATTGATCCCGGCCGTAACGGTTATCGGTATGCTTATTGGTGATTTACTTGCAGGAACCGTTGTCGTTGAGACGGTCTTCTCGAGACAAGGAATTGGCCGAATTATTGCAGATGCCCTTATGTCTAAAGACTTGCCCGTGGTGCAAGGTGTCGTATTCTTTACAGCAATCATCTATGTAGTGTTGAACTTGCTCGTGGACATATCGTATGCGTACATCGATCCAAGAGTAAGACGTGCAGTGCGAGCTTAA
- a CDS encoding ABC transporter substrate-binding protein, with amino-acid sequence MSRSIRWMKYMALAAALILVLSGCGAGSTSDGAAQASGGEQSAPAEGGNLTYALATSPDTLDPHRSGLAVTVRAIRTIYDNLVVQLPDGSIKPWLAKEWSVSDDGTSYTFKLRDDVKFHDGTPFNAEAVKYNLDRVIDPATKAANSLALIRPYSSSEVIDEYTIKVNLAQPSQAFLGNLSQALLGIVSPTAAKKYGDQLGKNPVGTGPYTFVKWDENADIVVAKNKDYAWAPETVENQAAPHLDTITFKIVPEEATRIGSVQSGQVLAAETVPPQNIAALKGDPNQQLLQANTVGLPYTLFFNLRKAPWDNVKVRQAVQSAVDVETIVKTLYLGNYERAWSALSPGILGYDSSLEGSINPDINKANQLLDEEGWVKGTDGIRAKDGKKLTLRYVDGSPNREKRNDIAAIIQQQLKQVGIAVEVEITKDIATVIYQNWDYDLYGNSQVNSDPNALYAFYHTSAEGERPTLSGLADPEIDKLLEQGAVETDPDKRVEIYHQVQQYLIDQAVILPIYVFPYTVAASKTVQGVKFDALGYPLFNDVTIQP; translated from the coding sequence ATGAGCAGGTCTATTCGATGGATGAAATATATGGCTTTGGCAGCAGCACTAATACTGGTATTATCCGGATGCGGAGCTGGCAGCACATCAGACGGAGCTGCTCAAGCTTCGGGTGGCGAGCAGTCTGCACCAGCAGAAGGCGGCAATCTGACGTATGCACTGGCTACATCTCCTGATACGCTTGATCCTCATCGAAGCGGGTTAGCGGTAACGGTACGTGCAATTCGGACGATCTATGACAACCTGGTGGTTCAACTACCAGACGGCTCCATTAAGCCTTGGTTAGCCAAAGAGTGGAGCGTATCGGACGACGGCACAAGTTACACGTTCAAGCTACGTGATGATGTGAAATTCCATGACGGCACGCCGTTTAATGCGGAAGCGGTCAAGTATAATTTGGATCGCGTTATCGATCCAGCTACCAAAGCTGCCAATTCTCTAGCTCTCATTAGACCGTATAGCTCCTCCGAGGTCATTGATGAATACACAATTAAAGTTAATTTGGCACAGCCATCACAGGCATTCCTTGGTAACCTAAGTCAAGCATTGCTCGGCATTGTGTCTCCAACTGCTGCGAAGAAATATGGTGATCAATTGGGGAAAAACCCAGTAGGTACCGGGCCGTACACGTTTGTAAAATGGGATGAAAATGCGGATATCGTTGTTGCCAAAAATAAAGATTATGCCTGGGCACCTGAGACCGTAGAGAATCAGGCTGCACCTCACCTAGATACGATTACCTTCAAAATTGTACCTGAAGAAGCGACGCGCATCGGAAGTGTACAAAGTGGTCAGGTGCTCGCGGCCGAGACGGTTCCACCGCAAAATATTGCGGCACTGAAGGGTGATCCGAATCAACAGCTATTGCAGGCGAATACCGTGGGGCTGCCTTACACCCTCTTTTTCAATCTACGCAAAGCACCTTGGGATAATGTGAAAGTTCGTCAGGCCGTTCAATCTGCCGTGGATGTGGAGACCATTGTCAAAACGCTGTACCTAGGCAACTACGAACGTGCTTGGTCTGCGCTATCTCCAGGAATTTTGGGATACGATTCTTCGTTAGAAGGTAGCATTAATCCGGATATCAACAAGGCGAATCAATTGCTGGATGAAGAGGGATGGGTTAAAGGAACGGACGGTATCCGTGCTAAGGATGGGAAGAAGCTGACACTTCGTTATGTGGATGGTTCGCCTAACCGGGAAAAACGCAATGATATCGCTGCGATTATTCAACAACAGTTGAAACAGGTGGGCATTGCTGTTGAGGTAGAGATTACAAAAGATATTGCCACGGTCATATATCAGAACTGGGATTATGATCTATACGGTAATAGTCAGGTGAATTCCGATCCTAATGCCTTGTATGCCTTCTATCATACGAGTGCAGAAGGAGAACGGCCAACGTTGTCTGGCCTGGCAGACCCTGAAATTGACAAACTGCTGGAGCAGGGAGCGGTTGAGACCGATCCGGACAAACGGGTGGAAATCTACCATCAGGTTCAGCAATATTTGATTGATCAGGCAGTCATTTTGCCTATATACGTCTTCCCTTATACTGTCGCTGCATCCAAGACCGTTCAAGGGGTGAAGTTTGATGCATTGGGATATCCATTGTTCAACGATGTAACCATTCAGCCATAA